A single window of Oscillatoria sp. FACHB-1406 DNA harbors:
- a CDS encoding macro domain-containing protein has translation MKLILTAPNPELFAAFQESFFYLPNVEIANKRFEDLTQYDCLVSPANSFGMMDGGMDKAILRFFGDSLMIRVQQYILEEYLGEQPVGTSFIIETNHLKYPFLAHTPTMRIPMSVAGTDIPYVAMWAMLLTVRWYNRDKERKIESVVCPGLGTGIGRVPYREAARQMALAYDNFVYPPKYLNCFVAAERQLQIWEGGEK, from the coding sequence ATGAAACTCATCCTTACTGCTCCTAACCCAGAACTTTTTGCCGCTTTTCAGGAGTCTTTTTTTTATCTTCCGAATGTCGAAATTGCCAACAAACGTTTTGAGGATTTAACCCAATACGATTGCTTAGTCAGTCCGGCAAACTCTTTTGGTATGATGGATGGCGGGATGGATAAAGCAATTCTTCGCTTTTTCGGCGATTCGTTGATGATTCGAGTGCAACAATACATCTTAGAGGAATATCTGGGCGAACAGCCTGTTGGGACATCATTCATCATCGAAACAAATCATCTCAAGTATCCTTTTCTCGCCCATACGCCTACTATGCGCATCCCAATGTCAGTTGCGGGAACGGATATTCCCTATGTAGCGATGTGGGCAATGCTGTTAACCGTTCGATGGTACAACCGAGATAAAGAACGGAAAATTGAAAGTGTTGTTTGTCCGGGTTTGGGAACGGGGATTGGGAGAGTTCCCTATCGAGAAGCAGCAAGGCAGATGGCTTTAGCTTACGATAATTTTGTCTATCCTCCCAAATATCTTAATTGCTTTGTTGCCGCCGAACGGCAATTACAAATTTGGGAAGGCGGCGAAAAGTAG
- a CDS encoding glutathione S-transferase family protein — MTYKLYDFLPSGNGYKIRLLLNQLGITFERVEMNILEGETRVPEFLKKNPNGRIPVFEIAPECYLAESNAILYYLSEGTPFFSEDSLEKAQVMQWLFFEQYSHEPNIATVRFWITELKKEEEYRDAIAQKRKLGYAALDIMEEHLSARMFFVGERYSIADIGLFAYTHVAPEGGFDLSSYPAIQQWCDRVRSQPNYIKITET, encoded by the coding sequence ATGACGTACAAACTTTACGATTTCCTTCCCTCTGGAAATGGCTACAAAATCAGATTGCTCCTAAATCAACTGGGAATTACTTTCGAGCGCGTGGAAATGAACATTCTTGAAGGAGAAACGCGCGTGCCAGAATTTTTGAAGAAAAATCCGAACGGACGAATTCCCGTTTTTGAAATTGCGCCAGAATGCTATTTAGCAGAATCCAACGCCATTCTCTACTATCTCAGTGAAGGTACGCCTTTTTTTTCGGAAGATTCCTTGGAAAAGGCGCAGGTTATGCAATGGCTTTTTTTCGAGCAATACAGTCACGAACCTAATATTGCTACGGTTCGATTTTGGATAACCGAGTTAAAGAAAGAGGAAGAATATCGGGACGCGATCGCGCAAAAACGAAAGTTAGGTTACGCTGCTTTAGATATTATGGAAGAACATTTATCCGCCCGAATGTTTTTTGTGGGCGAACGCTACAGCATCGCCGATATTGGACTGTTTGCTTATACCCACGTTGCCCCCGAAGGTGGATTCGATCTGAGTTCGTATCCTGCCATTCAGCAATGGTGCGATCGCGTCCGTTCTCAACCCAATTATATTAAAATAACAGAGACTTAA
- a CDS encoding superoxide dismutase family protein: MNLISRLVQTALVACCLSILALFWAGDARAATNQTATAVIYSTSNPSERLGAATFSPTEGGLHISVVLDNAASGERGFHIHEVGSCEDGGMAAKGHFNPNNTKHGYLLQDGIENAHAGDLGNITIAPDGTGTLNLTLADLSLDDGKYAVRGHSVILHEKSDDPTAQPTGNAGGRIGCGIID, from the coding sequence ATGAATTTAATTTCGAGATTGGTGCAAACTGCTTTGGTAGCGTGCTGTTTGAGCATTTTAGCGCTGTTTTGGGCGGGCGATGCTCGGGCGGCAACGAACCAGACAGCGACAGCAGTTATTTACAGCACCTCTAACCCTTCCGAACGACTAGGAGCGGCGACGTTTTCGCCGACAGAGGGGGGATTGCACATTAGCGTCGTTTTGGATAACGCTGCCTCGGGAGAACGCGGCTTCCACATTCACGAAGTCGGCAGTTGCGAGGATGGCGGTATGGCGGCGAAGGGACATTTCAACCCCAATAATACGAAACACGGCTATCTGTTGCAGGATGGCATTGAGAATGCCCATGCTGGCGATTTAGGGAATATTACGATCGCGCCGGATGGGACGGGAACGTTGAATTTAACACTTGCCGATTTGAGCTTGGATGACGGCAAGTATGCGGTGCGCGGGCATAGTGTTATTTTGCACGAGAAAAGCGACGATCCGACCGCTCAACCCACGGGAAATGCAGGCGGTAGAATTGGCTGCGGGATTATTGATTGA
- a CDS encoding SDR family oxidoreductase → MMKVAIIGCGYVGTAVARHWQQAGDVEVAVTTTTPSRIPSLEAIASQVEIARGNDPKALQSVLRDRDAILLTIGARSASYEETYLATAKTLVSLLPDFPSIRQVIYTSSYAVYGDRAGAWVDETSPLAPANNNGSILAQTEETLLNSSCNACILRLGGIYGEGRELVRIFGRAAGLTRPGDGTDASNWIHIEDIVGAIDFALRHDLNGIYNLVDDSHLTTGELIGSVLEKNGLPPVIWDSSQPSQRPYNAKVSNQKIKNAGYVFVRPKIVF, encoded by the coding sequence ATGATGAAAGTTGCAATTATCGGTTGCGGTTATGTAGGAACGGCAGTCGCACGCCATTGGCAGCAAGCGGGCGATGTTGAAGTGGCGGTGACGACGACAACACCGAGTCGCATTCCTTCCCTGGAAGCGATCGCGTCGCAAGTTGAAATTGCGCGCGGCAACGACCCCAAAGCCTTACAATCGGTACTGCGCGATCGCGATGCTATCCTCTTGACAATTGGCGCAAGAAGTGCATCCTACGAGGAAACCTATCTCGCTACTGCTAAAACCCTCGTCTCCCTCCTGCCGGACTTTCCCAGCATTCGCCAAGTGATTTATACCAGCAGTTATGCCGTCTACGGCGATCGCGCCGGAGCATGGGTAGATGAAACCTCCCCTCTCGCCCCCGCCAACAATAACGGCAGCATTCTCGCGCAAACCGAAGAAACGCTTTTGAATTCCAGTTGCAACGCTTGTATTCTGCGTTTGGGGGGAATTTACGGCGAAGGACGCGAACTGGTGCGAATTTTTGGGCGTGCGGCGGGATTAACTCGCCCTGGAGATGGTACGGATGCGAGTAATTGGATTCATATCGAGGATATTGTCGGCGCGATCGATTTTGCCTTGCGCCATGATTTAAATGGCATTTATAATCTCGTTGACGACTCCCACTTAACCACCGGAGAACTAATCGGTTCCGTCCTCGAAAAAAACGGATTGCCGCCCGTAATTTGGGACTCATCCCAACCCAGTCAGCGCCCGTATAATGCCAAAGTTTCCAATCAAAAGATTAAAAATGCGGGCTATGTTTTTGTGCGTCCTAAAATTGTTTTTTAA
- a CDS encoding carbohydrate ABC transporter permease, translating into MTVASQRLNFKKILLFVLLLFGAIVVLLPLAIVFFYSLIPPATFATANFTSSSLTLENYRQAWERGNFILAFANSTLVALAVTAFQIVTSSLAGYALARLQFQGKQAILLLVLATLVIPFQLLVIPIFLVLKLGHLINTYWALILPTAANGFGIFLMRQFFSTIPIELEEAAALDGANRLQILWKVMLPLARPALTTLFLFTFIGEWNDLFKPLIFTTRPELQTVQLALAEFQEQFTSSWSLLMAAIIIATVPVIVLFLLGQRQFIQGIGSTGIKN; encoded by the coding sequence ATGACTGTTGCGAGCCAACGGTTGAATTTTAAAAAAATCCTCTTATTCGTCTTGCTCCTTTTTGGCGCGATCGTCGTTCTGCTTCCCCTCGCGATCGTCTTTTTCTATTCTCTGATTCCTCCCGCAACTTTTGCCACTGCTAATTTTACGTCTAGTTCTCTAACTCTTGAAAACTACCGCCAAGCTTGGGAGCGCGGGAACTTTATTCTCGCGTTTGCGAATTCTACCTTAGTTGCTCTCGCTGTCACCGCTTTTCAGATTGTTACTTCTTCTTTAGCAGGCTATGCTTTAGCACGGCTTCAGTTTCAAGGCAAACAAGCAATTTTGTTGTTAGTATTGGCGACTTTAGTTATTCCGTTCCAGCTTTTAGTGATTCCTATTTTTTTGGTTTTAAAGTTGGGGCATTTAATCAATACTTATTGGGCATTAATTTTGCCAACTGCTGCTAACGGATTTGGCATTTTCTTAATGCGACAGTTCTTTTCCACGATTCCCATCGAACTCGAAGAAGCAGCCGCATTAGATGGTGCAAACCGCTTGCAAATTCTTTGGAAAGTCATGCTACCGCTGGCTCGTCCGGCATTAACAACGCTTTTTTTGTTCACCTTTATTGGGGAGTGGAACGACTTATTTAAACCTTTGATTTTTACGACTCGCCCGGAGTTACAAACGGTTCAACTTGCCCTTGCAGAATTTCAGGAGCAATTTACGAGCAGTTGGTCGTTATTGATGGCTGCGATTATTATTGCAACCGTTCCTGTTATCGTACTATTTTTGCTCGGTCAGCGTCAATTTATTCAGGGAATTGGTTCTACGGGAATTAAGAATTAA
- a CDS encoding class I SAM-dependent methyltransferase, translating to MNLYDRFIFPRLLDLSMSSSALARYRQTVLEEVEGKVLEVGFGTGLNLSYYPKTIQKIVAVDPNLTMKQLAQKRIDRSPIQVEFCQLSGESLPMEDNCFDSVVCTWTLCSIPQVEVALREIYRVLNSDGRFFFVEHGLSPDRDVQVWQNRLNPIQKRLGAGCNLNRNITRLIEEANFKIEEIEREYIENTPKFLGYFYRGVARKG from the coding sequence ATGAATTTATACGATCGATTCATCTTTCCTCGCCTTCTCGACTTGAGTATGTCGAGTTCTGCGCTCGCTCGCTACCGACAAACCGTTTTAGAAGAAGTAGAAGGAAAAGTTTTAGAAGTTGGTTTTGGGACGGGTTTAAATCTTTCTTACTACCCAAAAACAATTCAAAAAATTGTCGCAGTCGATCCAAATCTAACAATGAAACAGTTGGCACAAAAACGAATCGATCGCTCTCCCATACAAGTGGAATTTTGTCAATTAAGCGGGGAATCTTTACCGATGGAAGATAACTGCTTCGACAGCGTGGTTTGTACGTGGACGCTGTGCAGTATTCCTCAAGTTGAGGTTGCTTTGCGGGAAATTTATCGCGTTCTCAATTCCGACGGGCGTTTCTTTTTTGTCGAGCATGGGTTAAGCCCCGATCGCGACGTACAAGTGTGGCAGAATCGCCTCAACCCCATCCAAAAACGGCTCGGTGCCGGTTGCAATTTGAACCGAAATATAACTCGCCTGATTGAGGAAGCCAACTTTAAAATCGAAGAAATCGAGCGGGAGTATATCGAAAATACGCCAAAGTTTTTAGGATATTTCTATCGAGGGGTGGCGAGGAAAGGTTAA
- a CDS encoding D-Ala-D-Ala carboxypeptidase family metallohydrolase, whose protein sequence is MARLSPDQRNYYYLLEAERTGIHKPILAALDRVHHSPPLGNVGETGLGISPTGTVAPERVDTFAEQVQYAANTIRALTDNLVEQGWQTGDIWDAEKGQYADRFLERVADGVRLQDDTIATLAPCDRAQLIQAYLSDAETDFPSQQAPQNLSYLDRALLSFIERIPQYYVGLAHQREAILEVVRIWRKLDTVEQTTASLARDANIYPINLSESQLDLLLEQFVQRLSPYYSGYPHQREALLRATQLWRRLESRSDAIVSLAKDTSPDLGSKIYDPALIAFVERVPQYYSNLPSQRNALTEVVRLWRNLDSRAAALSSLGIDANLLNTTVNSTALQQVAAQLDRELLAFLRRIPKAYKETDHQREALIRLVQLWRGFETRNRAIDSLAEDLKRLDREKPQTAPKPIVLIPRRPERWTPNNIQLSLSIIPDGNFSWLEATQGGTRMPPNQEVVDAVVRIARLAQRARDRLGYPLIVTSWYRPPHINRAVGGATYSRHLVGDAIDFVCESLSGNQLYWSLDPWWSGGLGRYSVYPELCHIDARSFRARWLH, encoded by the coding sequence ATGGCGAGATTATCACCAGACCAACGCAATTACTATTACCTATTAGAAGCAGAACGCACGGGCATCCACAAGCCGATCCTCGCAGCCCTCGATCGGGTGCATCATTCGCCCCCCCTCGGCAATGTAGGGGAAACGGGTTTGGGCATTTCGCCCACAGGCACAGTCGCGCCGGAGAGGGTGGATACTTTTGCCGAACAGGTTCAGTATGCCGCCAATACGATTCGCGCCTTGACGGACAATCTAGTAGAGCAGGGCTGGCAGACCGGCGATATTTGGGATGCAGAAAAGGGACAGTATGCCGATCGCTTCTTAGAACGGGTAGCGGATGGCGTTCGGCTTCAAGACGATACGATCGCAACCTTAGCACCGTGCGATCGCGCCCAACTCATCCAAGCCTACCTCAGCGATGCCGAAACCGACTTCCCCAGCCAACAAGCGCCCCAAAACCTTTCCTACCTCGATCGCGCTCTCCTTTCCTTCATCGAGCGCATTCCTCAATACTACGTCGGTTTAGCCCATCAGCGCGAAGCCATCCTCGAAGTCGTCCGCATCTGGCGCAAGCTCGATACCGTCGAACAAACCACCGCCTCCCTCGCCCGGGACGCGAATATTTACCCCATCAACCTCAGCGAATCCCAACTGGACTTACTGCTCGAGCAGTTCGTGCAGCGCCTCTCGCCCTACTACAGCGGCTATCCCCACCAACGCGAAGCCTTGCTGCGTGCGACGCAACTCTGGCGCAGACTAGAATCCCGCTCCGACGCGATCGTTTCCCTCGCCAAAGACACTTCGCCGGATCTCGGCTCAAAAATTTACGATCCCGCCCTAATTGCCTTTGTCGAGCGCGTTCCCCAGTATTACAGCAACCTCCCCAGCCAACGCAACGCCCTCACGGAAGTCGTTCGTTTATGGCGTAACTTAGATTCTCGCGCCGCCGCCCTTTCCTCCCTCGGAATCGATGCGAACCTGTTGAATACGACGGTTAATTCCACCGCCCTGCAACAAGTCGCCGCCCAACTCGATCGCGAATTGCTCGCCTTTCTGCGCCGCATCCCCAAAGCTTACAAGGAAACCGACCATCAGCGCGAAGCTTTAATCCGCCTGGTGCAACTGTGGCGCGGTTTTGAAACGAGAAATCGCGCGATCGACTCCCTCGCCGAAGATCTCAAACGCCTCGATCGCGAAAAACCCCAAACCGCCCCCAAACCCATCGTCCTGATTCCGCGTCGCCCCGAGCGATGGACTCCCAATAACATCCAACTCTCGCTCTCAATCATCCCCGACGGGAACTTCAGTTGGTTGGAAGCCACTCAGGGCGGAACGCGGATGCCCCCCAACCAAGAAGTTGTCGATGCCGTTGTCCGAATTGCTCGCCTCGCCCAACGCGCGCGCGATCGCCTAGGATATCCTTTAATCGTCACCAGTTGGTATCGTCCCCCCCACATCAACCGCGCTGTCGGCGGCGCAACCTACAGCCGCCACTTAGTCGGCGACGCGATCGATTTCGTCTGCGAAAGTCTCAGCGGCAACCAACTCTATTGGTCTCTCGATCCCTGGTGGTCGGGAGGTTTGGGGCGCTACAGCGTCTACCCCGAACTCTGCCACATCGACGCTCGCAGTTTCCGAGCGCGCTGGCTGCATTAG